ggCGAGCTCGCGTTCTCGGCGGCTCGGTGAGACGCGTGCTATGCTCGGCGCCAGGCTAACAaccacaaaatacttttttttttttttaagcatcgcCAACCCGATTCATAACCGCACGCGAGCATGGAGAAGAAAAGGTGGGATTGCAGTGCTCTCCCCAAGGgctggaaaatggaagaagtgaCCAGAAAGTCGGGTTTGTCCGCCGGGAAAAGCGACGTTTATTATTTTAGGTACTTATCCGAGCTGTGCTTCCGACTTCTTAACTTACAAGTGTGCGCGGCGGCTGCTTCGCGGATGAATACGCGCAGgactattttgttttgttttttggggggcgtaAAAGTTTCGGGTCGGCGGCTAAATGACTAGCGTCGGCCCTCTTCAGTTGACGTCGTTCAACGCTCCCTCTTCCCCCTTTCCCTCACCCCTCAACTGAAGTGAACCTACAACGGCAGAATTGTGTTCTCCTTTAGCAGAGGAGACGAGCCAGATGAGGAACAGAGGCAAGAGAGGGGGGAGGCGGGTCGGTTGTATAGTTTGTGGTAGGCCCACCACCCTGTTTTACCTCTTCTGTTTCCTGTGCTGTGTGACGTAAGACGCATCGTGTGTGCATGAGTGATGTGCACGATCAGGTTCTGGTGTACATTCTTAATTCTCTTTCCGCATACAAGGTGTTTCTAAAAGTTCCGGGACTGGTGTCACGAAAATGAGAATTATTGCAAGATCCCCGAAACTCTGTGCTCAAGCCCATATTGATTTCATCCCCATCTACGAGTCACATGGATCCAGATCGGGGAGTTTCCTccaacacagtttttttttttttttttctctctcagccAGAAACTGCCAGATCATCGGGTACGTTCTTGTGGTCAAGCAGTTAGTTTTCCTGCCACAACTCTCGCTTCATCACGTGATgatcgccgccatttctacagacaagctaggcgttgcagacgacatcaccacggcaacgtccacagacccacgTGGAAGCGggcgagcggcggatgttttccgcctactttaattcactcgatgatgtcgccaaTGTTAGACATGTACAGAAGATCCAACACTGTGACGATATCGATTTGTATACTCTCCACGACGACGTACTTTCCAAGGatttgaaagacttccctgcagtagaatatccggacactagaaatacacgTTTACataatgatcagaacagacttttaAATAACCgtttgccttgtgtactcgagcttcgttcagatctgcacgtcgtatatttgcgagccgcttttgttgccgttttttttttttccgataacTCAtatgtatcttctccttcacgCAATCTAATatttggaacacggaaaaatcgcttcccagcGTCTCAGTTTCCGTGATTTCCACGTccgtagacgcaacaaaaatctggcatgatgacgacGGACAGTTGACAATGGCagtcaagtacccggatgaacagagCGTGccgtcacgtgcaacccagaCTTTGCCCAGTGAGGGAAGTAAACTACCACAAACGCGGTCAACATTACCGAAGTCTGACTTCCAACGGTCTTGCTTTCCTCAGCTGTGGTGATGTCGGACTTCTACACCTCTGGCATTTGGTCTCAGGGTTGTACTCAAAAGCTTCATCATGACTTATCAGCGGTGTTAGAAAATCTGGTCTCACTATTCCCATTTCTCAACGTGACACAATACATAaaagtattttgaaaaatgttcaatggCTGCAGAAAGCTGAGGTTACCGTTATTAAAGGAGAAAACCCggaatttgtaattttggttTGTATCTTTTTGTGACACCGGTCCTGTAACATTTCCTACACAccacgtgtgtgtgtcttgAGTTGTAGCTCCCACGTGCGGAGTCACAACCAGCtccattctttttgttttttttttcttgaaagaaaCATTTGGCCGTCTCCCCTGAAAACGATATGTGTGGCCATTAGAAGTGATGTGTTTGTAATGCACCGTGAGTGCAGGgactcaatccatccattcatttttttttttttgtgctagtGTGTCGCATGTCGCGTCCGTCCATCCGCCGCTTCCCGCCTTTGAATGTTCAATGTCAAGACGCGTCGTCTTTTCACGGATAATCAACGTCTTTTCTTCACTGCCTTCGCTCAGTCCATCTGGGAAGAAGTTCCGCAGCAAACCTCAACTGGCCCGTTACCTCGGCAACCAGATGGACCTGAGCTCTTTCGACTTCCGCACGGGAAAGATGCTGATGAGCAAACTGAACAAGAACCGTCAGAGGATGCGCTACGACAACAACAACCAGAACAAGGTGAGCCAACGCGGGAGCTTTCCTGTCTCCAAAGAAACATCTACAGTCATAGTTCTTTAACTAGATATTTAAGTGAAGAACTTCAGGACTTCAACAATTCGAAAGTGCAcataaaatgtcaagaaaatatGGTGCATTAGTTGAACAAAAATGGGGAAAGTTGCTCTTAAATGGGACGATCCAAAAGCCACATTACATGCCCGGTAAATCGGCCAAGTGCTTGTTCGCAGCACCGATGCAGGTTGCCACataaccagtcactcacatttgatgggcgccatcgcactcgcaaatctgcgcaGTCGAGCATGAagaatcacgcgtgtaaaatttgttcccagtagaaaaaatacatattgaaagacatcgattattttgtgtcatttatgtgtttatttcataaacggtaacaaaacaagcctgatccaaAACAgtcagtattcacctggaaacagcaAATGGAAGTTAACCgaactgagcatgttcggaagtgaggccaaaagcacatgttcggagcttcttcacgtactgcgagcgcatttacgttgaacgtcatcaacataatgagccatgtcaaaggaaattcagttacaccaagtGGTGCTCAATGCGCCGTTCGCgaagcagttttggttgatcgtgtgacggcgtgcccccccccccccccaaaaaaaaaaaaaaaagacgttagactatcatccacctcgtcgcttgattcaggtgtgggcaATACGtcaagcgcacgcacataaaggcgcgttctagcaagccggcttcCTATTCACGCCAGTTGCGGCAATGCCCCAAACCCCGTCCCCATCCCCTGGCGCTCAATCGccagaggctggctgcttgaaaagtagatcttgggggaaaaaattctgGACGCCCTgaattacattgaaaacatttctgggataatgtttcagtatctgatttactttgacttgatctaagttgtaACGTTAGACTCGTTTGTTCATATATCTAACTGCGTGCGGTCATTTTCCCCAGTGGTACTGCGtcatcttgaagttgaaaacttttcccctctccatgctttcGGAAGACATAGATCTACTActtgctttcatcaatggattgacaatcgATAGCACCGTAAATTACGCGAGATTTTAACAATACAGCAGGATGAAATATAATGATTTGATTTAATGaatttttagttttgaaattgaatgtctattgacctctttaaaatgtctgtctcagtctgtgcagtgtcaataaattatgattatggtattaggtaacaacgaCATACTCTGGTacaacaactcagtaagttattttaaggtgttgagattccatccctaatcacacccgcaactttatatctgcgggcatgactgaccacacccgtacatttttcaaatgtgagtgactgcacatAACCaaatttttatccatccatccattttctgagtcgcttatccccacgaggatCGCGgcagtactggagccaatcccagctgtcatcgggcaggaggcagggtacaccctaaaagtgccatattttaccaaatgaacttttttttctgcattttggatctaaggaaaagaagcagaagaTTTTGGATCAAATACTGGTTCTATTGTGCctcaataaatgtgaaaatgaatcaaaattatCCATGCATTCCTGAGAATGTTTTTGTGTCAAGAGGCCTGAAATGACGTGTCAAATTTCTCAAGCTTTATCAATGTGACTAGAGAAGGCCTCCATCTCGCTCAGAACTCCCAAGCTTGCTatgttaaaattacaaacacGTGTTTTCACAAGTGGGTCTTGTACAACAGAGGCAACCAGTCAGacgaaagggggaggggggggcagctttatagagcttgtgcaggtgacgtcaccattttcacggtgccatattggcggtcaaacTTGCTGCTctgcgggagccgttgaaccacagcagatttttcaaattgcccgagacctgttgtgctgttggttgtcacagcaGACAAGATAGATATTCAGAGATCATtcgatggaataccagctgaaaaaaaaaaaaagaaaatatcgatggatttctgcAATTAAACATGGTGGATGGTGCcctaccaaaatacacacactccTGTGGagtgatcgcttcatttcatgtaggaattattcttctcaatctcacaataccaagaagtatttataatgccaagttggctcatattagaaaactgtctgtcgcagaggtttatggaggttaagtgtggccccCAATCGCTTCCGTTTATGttctgttgagtttttttttttaaatcatactcAATGAATGCAAGATTGTGTAAAAcaaagggtcatttatttaaatattggtattggtattgaatactatctgaaaaaatcaatggattccggcaaaggttaacatgtattcgaacacgcttccgcgttcacgagctgtccacccgtcactgtgtgggatttattcctgatcgAGAACAGAGCCAGCCctgtgcgtccagacttttatacggtttaaaacttttccgtgtaaattttTGACGACTTACTCCCCAAatatgtgtagatccagttgtccaagacaagcggaagcggattaacagtccaatttcttatcggcgaaaacatcgacttcggcatcaATTACGGGTCCTCATACCAAATTTACAAATTTTTctatgtacctttgtttattttcaatttctAAATGTCAAACGatattggacaagactctgggtgttgtgctataagacacaTTTTCGTGTCTTCTCCAACCGACtaagcattgaacaatgctttgttagaccggcagtatggcgacgtaaacaaaagtcacgtgattttctgacgtaggtgcacgaggtcgatacaaatggaaacaaaattggctcaaacagaagtagctgtttATATAAGTTGAGATAACTGATGTCCTGGTGAATAGGTACCATTCCAGTTCATGTCGTACAGTCTGTATCTTAATTGTGTTTTAATTGAGTTGAATATTTAGAATCGGCTTTTTGCAGGCTTGCCGAAAGGGAGTGAAAActataatttcttttttcttttttttttttttttttttgaagggtaaACCGGACCTGAACACGTCACTTCCAGTGAGACAGACAGCCTCCATCTTCAAGCAACCAGTAACCAAGGTTACAAACCACCCCAGTAACAAAGTCAAGACAGATCCACAGAAAGCTGTGGACCAGCCCCGTCAGGTGAACTTCAATCTTCTGAGACTTGATTTACACTTCATTTTtcagtttgattttattttgttgtttttattttatattttgctctCATGTGTACCAATTCAGATGTCTTGGCACTTCCAAAGGAATGACTGATTGTACTACATAGATTCATACAaggttttctggaaaaaaaaaaaaaaaaaaaaagcaatgctgAAAAGATAAGACTGAGCTAACTttcatgctttttttgtgtgttctttagctattttgggagaaaaaactAAGTGGTCTCAATGCGTACGACATTGCAGAAGAGTTGGTGAAAACGATGGAGCTGCCGAAAGGTCTCCAAGGTAATCACTTTCTATCTTGACGCTGATATTTGACATTCAGCCACGTGACGcaggacagacaacagtcacactcacaatcacaccttaaggcaattttgagtctccgattaacacgtttttgggatgtgggaggaaacaggagttcccagagaaaacctacgcagggaTGATGAGaacaacacaggcggggctgggatttgaaccctagtcctcagaactgtgagggcaatgctctCACCAGTTCTTCTaatcagttgctccaccgtgccacgaggccttaatatatttatttaaaatgcatgttttcgggatgtgggaggaggtctgagtacctggagaaaagccattAAACCACTGGGGAGGTTATGGAAACTCGTCACAGCAAGCTCCGTCCCATGATCCCACCGacgacgtcagaactgtgaaacagaCCAGCTAACCAGCTCTTTCTCTTGTCTCATATGAATGAAACAAATATCATAGCTGTAAAAATTGCGGTAAATAAAAATCCTTCAAAAGCCACATAAAGGTATGGAAGAGATACAGAGAAAATAGAAGTGTTTGGTCAGTTGGAGGACTTTGATCAACGTTCAAgtgtaacaataataataatctcaaaGTGAGGTTACAAACAGCTTGAATAAACTAGTTTGGCGTTAGACTACGTCGTCATGTGGGAGTAGAAGGCCCGCTGTTaatgtaattatgactttactacCGCGTTAGCATATGTTAGTAATAGACTCCGCCGCCATAAAACTTATGTGTACATTACATTGCAGCAATAGGGATAGAATGTGAGAACTAAAAATATGTAATAGATCACATGGCTATTAAAACATCCCGATTCCCTACTAAAATGTCCACCACCGTGCGCTGGTCCTGTGTCAGGTGTGGGTCCGGGCTGCACGGACAAGACTCTTCTGTCGGCCATCGCCAGCGCACTCCACACCAGCGCCGCCCCCATCACCGGACAGCTGTCCGCCGCCGTGGAGAAGAACCCGGGCGTGTGGCTCAACACAACGCAGCCGCTCTGCAAAGCGTTCATCGTCACCGATGAGGACATCAGGTGGGTGGTCTCCGTTGTTTATGTGCTTTTGAACAATCTCAACTTTCACacaagtgttttaaaaaaaaaaagaaaaaaaaaaagaaaaaaccttcACTGTTGTCACGTGAGGGTGTTTAGGACTAAGGAACCTCCAGAGTCGAATAGCTCAAAAATGGTACAAAAACAGCGTTCACACTGTTACCGTGACAGCAGCATATCATGAGACTTGAAGCTAATGCCCTCAAAAGGACTGTTTGTTCAGAGTttgattattaattttttttgtttggtttttttcgtTGATGCCTTCATAGATGGATACCAAGGTGTGATGGCATGGAGGAAAATGTGACCATGCAACAAGAAATACAATCTACACAGATatgtttaaagcccaagtgacatgcctataaacattctaaaatagatattgtaatgaaaaatacatataacattattcacttcaatgtctatacgaaaaaattaatatgagcggagagcgtgtcatccatgcgcgaagttgcggaagtctcactcgacaaccaagtggtagccatattgcctgcaacgtcgtCAGCAGACgtgacactgggacattcgccattgggggaaaaaaaaaactgctatgggagaggaacaacagagattttcagatttttttccaacgccccttctgacacggaagctctttttgaagaaaagaacatctcacagttgagtgaaatattaccctattgtttcaagccatatttagatgatacgcagATCATttgtaactaacaacagactccctgacaacCCCCAGCGAGCAGGTGACCAACCGGCCGGCCGGCAACTaagcaaaaaaatcaaacaggaaaaaaaggaggCCGCCGGTtgctcgctgaaagaaggattacgccccccccacaccccaccccacccaaccccccAACTATTAGCTTTcctttggaacccacaaagctcttgtcctttgcacctgtgcaatccatttttcacgatgaaccaggtcttttgcaAAAGTAAGAAGAGCgactccatcctcccgagtgttcgaataTTATCCAGctatacaacgagccggcattttggctcacatgAAGGAAGAAAGACCGactttcccgcaggtaaaactggtataaacacaggccggctgagtgcgctcctgctgataacgtcacttcctgcttcttctccaaaacgaatccctcaagaggattttcatgacgggagttacaaaaagccaaatacgtCATAATCAttttgtgtggggaaaaaacggaCGGGTCCATTCCgactgcattttttaaaaatcatcctTTTGGTGTCCGTGGACCTTTaaatgccagttttttttttaacaagataaCTTGTTTCAGAATTTCATCAGACTTAAAATTCATTTTCCCACATGGGTTTGGGAGATTTcaagtgtgtt
Above is a genomic segment from Syngnathoides biaculeatus isolate LvHL_M chromosome 7, ASM1980259v1, whole genome shotgun sequence containing:
- the mbd3b gene encoding methyl-CpG-binding domain protein 3b isoform X1 translates to MEKKRWDCSALPKGWKMEEVTRKSGLSAGKSDVYYFSPSGKKFRSKPQLARYLGNQMDLSSFDFRTGKMLMSKLNKNRQRMRYDNNNQNKGKPDLNTSLPVRQTASIFKQPVTKVTNHPSNKVKTDPQKAVDQPRQLFWEKKLSGLNAYDIAEELVKTMELPKGLQGVGPGCTDKTLLSAIASALHTSAAPITGQLSAAVEKNPGVWLNTTQPLCKAFIVTDEDIRKQEELVYSVRKRLEEALMADMLAHVEEAAAGESDAFKDEGNGSEDMESV
- the mbd3b gene encoding methyl-CpG-binding domain protein 3b isoform X3; translated protein: MEKKRWDCSALPKGWKMEEVTRKSGLSAGKSDVYYFRIVFSFSRGDEPDEEQRQERGEAGRLYSLCPSGKKFRSKPQLARYLGNQMDLSSFDFRTGKMLMSKLNKNRQRMRYDNNNQNKGKPDLNTSLPVRQTASIFKQPVTKVTNHPSNKVKTDPQKAVDQPRQLFWEKKLSGLNAYDIAEELVKTMELPKGLQGVGPGCTDKTLLSAIASALHTSAAPITGQLSAAVEKNPGVWLNTTQPLCKAFIVTDEDIRKQEELVYSVRKRLEEALMADMLAHVEEAAAGESDAFKDEGNGSEDMESV
- the mbd3b gene encoding methyl-CpG-binding domain protein 3b isoform X2; amino-acid sequence: MDKNDPSGKKFRSKPQLARYLGNQMDLSSFDFRTGKMLMSKLNKNRQRMRYDNNNQNKGKPDLNTSLPVRQTASIFKQPVTKVTNHPSNKVKTDPQKAVDQPRQLFWEKKLSGLNAYDIAEELVKTMELPKGLQGVGPGCTDKTLLSAIASALHTSAAPITGQLSAAVEKNPGVWLNTTQPLCKAFIVTDEDIRKQEELVYSVRKRLEEALMADMLAHVEEAAAGESDAFKDEGNGSEDMESV